From a region of the Octopus sinensis linkage group LG18, ASM634580v1, whole genome shotgun sequence genome:
- the LOC115221662 gene encoding mucin-5AC-like isoform X1 has translation MASCPSPTSPTSSSSSSPPTAAVATAAAASDANPTHTTSVVCLVDEEDAVSKHRLDALPSQNARIAACQPRVRAAPPSTMNVTDRTESAKIAEKTTSTPRRELNVDCSRHDNTSCSSSSSSSSNTSSSRYCNNMNSNNNNINGGDGGGGGGGGGGDGGGGGGGGNDNVCSSGSSSSSSSSNGRYINSVNGGAVADGCSNSNSREEVGVSSSALPASSSVVVVVVDERIPTTNRRSSAASTTTTTTTATTTTTTAAAAVAATTTTTAAAATTAAASSTSTTVVAANEDNPMTMSTTTTMTTTMATSSSPSRRVSPVPSLDLRNHHHHHHDEDAVTRRPASQSDTSTTPTTTPTAAIMRTPPSPRSTVILPLPRVTVTSPSDLCPPNPTSTVQIESQSQQTPPSPTLPQQHPRSVVIVPFPTTLSTATQLSLNTMEPPPLPMDTSALPPPPPYEGFIKDDDGDGGIRRTPDGYGLAHLDNLPSYAVATDLPTYEEAEIAKANEMRENRDRTHGTNGAQVPPTGQQQQQQQQHMNYPEDERVPSYDPYHLTGVSLGTDWIFLCTFAISFLFNWLGFLISLCITNTVAGRCGALSGLGLSLVKWVVIMKHNTMAQGFMQGDSWVWWILMICGFLLFLRGCIQYVNMKYEWRRIFVRLQQMYFS, from the exons aTGGCTAGCTGCCCATCACCAACGTCCCCGAC atcatcatcatcgtcatcaccgccaacagcagcagtagcaacagcagcagcagcatcagatGCCAACCCGACACACACGACCAGTGTCGTTTGCCTGGTGGACGAAGAGGACGCGGTTTCGAAGCACCGTCTCGATGCGTTACCGTCGCAGAATGCCAGAATTGCTGCATGCCAGCCACGGGTTCGCGCCGCCCCTCCATCAACGATGAACGTAACCGACAGGACGGAATCAGCAAAGATCGCGGAGAAGACTACTTCTACACCCAGACGTGAGTTGAATGTTGATTGTAGTCGCCACGACAatactagttgtagtagtagtagtagtagcagcagcaacaccagtaGCAGTCGTTATTGCAACAATatgaacagtaataacaataatataaatggtggcgatggtggtggtggtggtggtggtggtggtggtgatggtggaggtggaggtggtggtggaaatgataatgtttgtagtagtggtagtagtagtagtagtagtagtagtaatggtagatATATTAACAGCGTGAATGGTGGTGCTGTCGCTGATGGTTGCAGTAATAGCAATAGCAGAGAAGAGGTTGGGGTTTCGAGCTCGGCTTTACCCGCTTCGTcatcggttgttgttgttgttgttgacgagaGAATACCGACAACAAACAGGCGATCGTCAGCggcgtcaacaacaacaacaacaacaaccgcaacaacgACTACGACCACGGCAGCAGCGGCagttgcagcaacaacaacaacaacagcagcagcagcaacaacagcagcagcatcatcaacatcgacaacagtgGTAGCAGCAAACGAAGATAACCCAATGAcgatgtcgacgacgacgacgatgacgacgaccatgGCTACCAGTTCGAGCCCGTCTCGCCGCGTCAGCCCAGTTCCTTCGCTCGATCtacgaaaccaccaccaccaccaccacgacgaagATGCGGTCACGCGTCGTCCAGCCTCCCAGAGCGACACGAGTACCACACCGACCACAACTCCGACGGCGGCGATAATGAGGACGCCACCGTCGCCTCGCTCGACAGTGATTCTGCCTCTGCCCAGGGTTACCGTCACCTCGCCCTCGGATCTCTGCCCGCCGAACCCCACGTCGACCGTGCAGATAGAGTCTCAGAGTCAACAGACACCGCCCTCGCCTACGCTGCCACAGCAACATCCCAGGTCCGTGGTCATCGTTCCATTTCCTACGACCCTTTCGACGGCTACCCAGCTCAGCCTCAACACGATGGAACCACCGCCGCTGCCTATGGACACGTCTGCCTTGCCACCGCCGCCTCCTTACGAAGGATTCATCAaagatgacgacggcgacggtgGAATCCGCCGCACGCCTGATGGCTACGGGCTCGCTCACCTGGATAATTTACCGTCCTACGCCGTAGCCACCGACCTGCCCACCTATGAAGAGGCCGAAATAGCCAAAGCTAATGAAATGCGTGAGAATCGAGACCGGACCCACGGTACCAACGGCGCGCAGGTGCCACCTACgggccaacagcaacaacaacagcagcaacatatgAATTACCCCGAAGACGAAAGAGTTCCGAGTTACGATCCCTATCACCTGACCGGGGTGTCTCTCGGCACCGACTGGATCTTCCTCTGTACGTTTGCCATCTCATTCTTGTTTAACTGGCTCGGCTTCCTCATCTCCCTGTGTATCACCAACACGGTAGCTGGTCGTTGTGGTGCTCTGTCCGGTCTTGGTTTGTCACTGGTCAAGTGGGTGGTGATAATGAAACACAACACGATGGCCCAGGGCTTCATGCAAGGTGATTCCTGGGTCTGGTGGATCCTCATGATCTGTGGTTTTCTCCTGTTCCTCAGAGGATGCATTCAATACGtcaacatgaaatacgaatgGAGAAGGATTTTCGTCCGACTTCAACAAATGTATTTTTCGTGA
- the LOC115221662 gene encoding mucin-5AC-like isoform X2, whose translation MASCPSPTSPTSSSPPTAAVATAAAASDANPTHTTSVVCLVDEEDAVSKHRLDALPSQNARIAACQPRVRAAPPSTMNVTDRTESAKIAEKTTSTPRRELNVDCSRHDNTSCSSSSSSSSNTSSSRYCNNMNSNNNNINGGDGGGGGGGGGGDGGGGGGGGNDNVCSSGSSSSSSSSNGRYINSVNGGAVADGCSNSNSREEVGVSSSALPASSSVVVVVVDERIPTTNRRSSAASTTTTTTTATTTTTTAAAAVAATTTTTAAAATTAAASSTSTTVVAANEDNPMTMSTTTTMTTTMATSSSPSRRVSPVPSLDLRNHHHHHHDEDAVTRRPASQSDTSTTPTTTPTAAIMRTPPSPRSTVILPLPRVTVTSPSDLCPPNPTSTVQIESQSQQTPPSPTLPQQHPRSVVIVPFPTTLSTATQLSLNTMEPPPLPMDTSALPPPPPYEGFIKDDDGDGGIRRTPDGYGLAHLDNLPSYAVATDLPTYEEAEIAKANEMRENRDRTHGTNGAQVPPTGQQQQQQQQHMNYPEDERVPSYDPYHLTGVSLGTDWIFLCTFAISFLFNWLGFLISLCITNTVAGRCGALSGLGLSLVKWVVIMKHNTMAQGFMQGDSWVWWILMICGFLLFLRGCIQYVNMKYEWRRIFVRLQQMYFS comes from the exons aTGGCTAGCTGCCCATCACCAACGTCCCCGACATCA tcatcaccgccaacagcagcagtagcaacagcagcagcagcatcagatGCCAACCCGACACACACGACCAGTGTCGTTTGCCTGGTGGACGAAGAGGACGCGGTTTCGAAGCACCGTCTCGATGCGTTACCGTCGCAGAATGCCAGAATTGCTGCATGCCAGCCACGGGTTCGCGCCGCCCCTCCATCAACGATGAACGTAACCGACAGGACGGAATCAGCAAAGATCGCGGAGAAGACTACTTCTACACCCAGACGTGAGTTGAATGTTGATTGTAGTCGCCACGACAatactagttgtagtagtagtagtagtagcagcagcaacaccagtaGCAGTCGTTATTGCAACAATatgaacagtaataacaataatataaatggtggcgatggtggtggtggtggtggtggtggtggtggtgatggtggaggtggaggtggtggtggaaatgataatgtttgtagtagtggtagtagtagtagtagtagtagtagtaatggtagatATATTAACAGCGTGAATGGTGGTGCTGTCGCTGATGGTTGCAGTAATAGCAATAGCAGAGAAGAGGTTGGGGTTTCGAGCTCGGCTTTACCCGCTTCGTcatcggttgttgttgttgttgttgacgagaGAATACCGACAACAAACAGGCGATCGTCAGCggcgtcaacaacaacaacaacaacaaccgcaacaacgACTACGACCACGGCAGCAGCGGCagttgcagcaacaacaacaacaacagcagcagcagcaacaacagcagcagcatcatcaacatcgacaacagtgGTAGCAGCAAACGAAGATAACCCAATGAcgatgtcgacgacgacgacgatgacgacgaccatgGCTACCAGTTCGAGCCCGTCTCGCCGCGTCAGCCCAGTTCCTTCGCTCGATCtacgaaaccaccaccaccaccaccacgacgaagATGCGGTCACGCGTCGTCCAGCCTCCCAGAGCGACACGAGTACCACACCGACCACAACTCCGACGGCGGCGATAATGAGGACGCCACCGTCGCCTCGCTCGACAGTGATTCTGCCTCTGCCCAGGGTTACCGTCACCTCGCCCTCGGATCTCTGCCCGCCGAACCCCACGTCGACCGTGCAGATAGAGTCTCAGAGTCAACAGACACCGCCCTCGCCTACGCTGCCACAGCAACATCCCAGGTCCGTGGTCATCGTTCCATTTCCTACGACCCTTTCGACGGCTACCCAGCTCAGCCTCAACACGATGGAACCACCGCCGCTGCCTATGGACACGTCTGCCTTGCCACCGCCGCCTCCTTACGAAGGATTCATCAaagatgacgacggcgacggtgGAATCCGCCGCACGCCTGATGGCTACGGGCTCGCTCACCTGGATAATTTACCGTCCTACGCCGTAGCCACCGACCTGCCCACCTATGAAGAGGCCGAAATAGCCAAAGCTAATGAAATGCGTGAGAATCGAGACCGGACCCACGGTACCAACGGCGCGCAGGTGCCACCTACgggccaacagcaacaacaacagcagcaacatatgAATTACCCCGAAGACGAAAGAGTTCCGAGTTACGATCCCTATCACCTGACCGGGGTGTCTCTCGGCACCGACTGGATCTTCCTCTGTACGTTTGCCATCTCATTCTTGTTTAACTGGCTCGGCTTCCTCATCTCCCTGTGTATCACCAACACGGTAGCTGGTCGTTGTGGTGCTCTGTCCGGTCTTGGTTTGTCACTGGTCAAGTGGGTGGTGATAATGAAACACAACACGATGGCCCAGGGCTTCATGCAAGGTGATTCCTGGGTCTGGTGGATCCTCATGATCTGTGGTTTTCTCCTGTTCCTCAGAGGATGCATTCAATACGtcaacatgaaatacgaatgGAGAAGGATTTTCGTCCGACTTCAACAAATGTATTTTTCGTGA